In Castanea sativa cultivar Marrone di Chiusa Pesio chromosome 6, ASM4071231v1, a single window of DNA contains:
- the LOC142638358 gene encoding BTB/POZ domain-containing protein At2g04740, which produces MSPTRHNNNLPNPNSWTISTDLDGMDLDPSDFGSSIPLKKVPNGDVFEASRAGDVDRLKYLLESGVNVNARDQWDSVALYYACLAGHLDAARMLLESGAICSEHTFDGDRCHYAALNLKVRKLLKAFEARPPPLGPLQAALRDTFLACAGNREYSDHPDYGVSSNGGSSPYHFPPDVVFVVQGSPIEAHRVILSARSPFFKRKFETDWKDRKEVRFAREKLSYTALYSLIHFFYSDRLEIAVDDMEDLVRICKVCKCDSLQRILEKELIHQKFAEYKALRDVDNSQKRFILQGLSLPEEDRLPAALHQILQISLANSTREHNQDNNVEELSYNVGAMQINDIVDDLADVCVRVDKNIFRCHQVVLASRSEYFRARLSRMKDFYEGKDALPIDALPFLDEHDLRTEAFEKMIEYMYTDGLKDIDPDQAEEMFDAASRYLLFPLKRAVADVLLPHLEMASPAELCHWLILSDMYGVFKIREYCLDTIACNFETFADTLEFRAMLLTLPPPSGDSSLRTTAPSAPGAVVNTDQANLLDDLREKWLEAEAAELDKRDESALLFDKRLEMLVLVAEREKSDGAPADDIHDGCKSPVSPPTSFPMPSKQEERV; this is translated from the exons ATGTCCCCGACCCGCCACAACAACAATCTCCCAAACCCGAACTCATGGACCATCAGCACAGACCTGGACGGGATGGACCTGGACCCATCAGACTTCGGGTCCTCCATACCCCTCAAGAAGGTCCCAAACGGCGACGTTTTCGAGGCATCACGAGCCGGAGACGTGGACCGCCTCAAGTACTTGTTGGAGTCCGGCGTGAACGTCAACGCTCGGGACCAGTGGGACTCGGTGGCGCTCTACTACGCTTGCTTGGCGGGTCACCTCGACGCCGCGAGGATGTTGCTTGAGAGTGGTGCCATTTGTTCAGAGCACACTTTTGATGGCGATAGGTGTCACTATGCAGCGCTGAATTTGAAGGTTAGGAAGCTTTTGAAGGCATTTGAAGCTAGGCCACCGCCTCTGGGTCCATTGCAGGCTGCTTTGAGAGACACTTTCTTGGCTTGTGCTGGCAACAGGGAATACTCCGACCATCCTGATTATG GTGTGTCATCCAATGGGGGATCCAGTCCCTACCACTTCCCACCAGATGTGGTATTTGTTGTGCAAGGTAGTCCTATTGAAGCTCACAGAGTTATATTAAGTGCTCGGTCACCATTTTTTAAGAGGAAGTTTGAAACTGATTGGAAAGATCGCAAGGAAGTAAGATTTGCAAGGGAAAAGTTATCTTATACTGCTCTTTACAGCCTTATCCACTTCTTTTATTCCGATAGACTAGAGATTGCAGTAGATGACATGGAGGATCTTGTGAGAATATGCAAAGTATGCAAATGTGACTCATTACAAAGGATTCTTGAGAAAGAATTGATTCACCAGAAATTTGCGGAATACAAAGCACTAAGAGATGTAGATAATTCTCAGAAACGGTTCATTTTACAGGGCTTGTCCCTTCCTGAAGAAGATCGACTTCCTGCAGCATTGCATCAAATCCTACAAATTTCCCTTGCCAATTCTACCAGGGAACACAACCAAGACAACAACGTTGAGGAATTATCATATAATGTTGGTGCAATGCAGATCAATGACATTGTTGATGATCTTGCAGATGTTTGTGTAAgagttgataaaaatatttttcgttGCCATCAAGTGGTTTTAGCATCAAGGTCAGAATACTTTAGAGCAAGATTGTCTCGAATGAAGGATttttatgaaggaaaagatgcaTTACCTATTGATGCACTTCCATTTCTTGACGAACATGATTTGAGGACAGAAGCATTTGAGAAGATGATTGAGTATAT GTACACTGATGGCTTGAAGGATATAGACCCGGATCAG GCAGAGGAAATGTTTGATGCTGCTTCTAGATACTTGTTATTTCCTCTTAAGCGAGCTGTAGCTGATGTACTATTGCCACACTTGGAAATGGCCTCACCTGCAGAATTGTGCCATTGGTTGATATTATCGGACAT GTATGGTGTTTTCAAGATACGGGAGTACTGTCTAGACACAATAGCCTGTAATTTTGAGACTTTTGCTGATACACTAGAATTCCGAGCAATGCTGTTGACACTCCCACCACCATCTGGGGATTCCTCACTTCGCACCACTGCTCCAAGTGCTCCAGGAGCTGTAGTCAATACAGACCAAGCAAATCTTCTTGATGATTTACGAGAGAAGTGGCTTGAAGCTGAAGCTGCTGAGCTTGACAAGAGAGATGAGAGTGCTTTACTCTTTGACAAGCGCCTTGAGATGCTTGTGCTGGTTGCTGAACGAGAAAAATCTGATGGAGCTCCTGCTGATGACATTCATGATGGTTGCAAATCACCTGTATCCCCTCCTACCTCTTTCCCCATGCCAAGCAAACAAGAAGAGAGAGTGTAG
- the LOC142640882 gene encoding fimbrin-5 gives MSSFVGVLVSDPWLQSQFTQVELRTLKSKYVSVRTQSGRVTVGDLPSIFVKLKAFTEMFKEDEIRAILEASYKDMDEEIDFESFLRAHINLQSRATAKSPGSKNSSSFLKATTTTVHHSINESEKASYVAHINSYLAEDPFLKKYLPLDPSTNALFDLAKDGVLLCKLINVAVPGTIDERAINTKKVLNPWERNENHTLCLNSAKAIGCTVVNIGTQDLIEGRPHLLLGLISQIIKIQLLADLNLKKTPQLVELVDDSKDVEELLGLPPEKVLLKWMNFHLKKAGYEKQVTNFSSDVKDGEAYAFLLNTLAPEHSGPAALDTKDPTERANMVLAHAEKLDCKRYLTPKDIVEGSPNLNLAFVAQIFQHRNGLTVDTKKMSFAEMMTDDAQTSREERCFRLWINSLGIATYVNNVFEDIRNGWVLLEVLDKVSPESVNWKQASKPPIKMPFRKVENCNQVVKIGKQLNFSLVNVAGNDIVQGNKKLILAFLWQLMRFTMLQLLKNLRSHSQGKKGKEITDTDILNWANNKVKKAGRTSQMESFRDKNLSNGIFFLELLSAVEPRVVNWSVVTKGETEEDKKLNATYIISVARKLGCSIFLLPEEIIEVNQKMILILTASIMYWSLQQPAEESESSPAEDSNIPDASPAASVDGESETPLDGEVYNLAINDAASDTTPSDTAPEVENEESPDKVEGKD, from the exons ATGTCTAGTTTTGTGGGTGTTCTTGTTTCTGATCCATGGCTTCAGAGCCAATTCACCCAAGTCGAGCTTCGCACCCTGAAATCCAAA TATGTTTCTGTAAGGACTCAATCTGGCCGCGTCACGGTGGGAGATTTACCAAGCATTTTTGTGAAGTTGAAGGCTTTCACTGAAATGTTTAAAGAGGATGAGATTAGGGCTATATTGGAGGCGTCTTATAAGGATATGGAtgaagaaattgattttgaatccTTCCTTCGG GCACATATAAATTTGCAATCCCGAGCAACAGCaaaatcacccggttcaaagaatTCCTCTTCATTTCTCAAGGCCACCACAACAACTGTCCACCACTCAATTAATGAATCTGAGAAGGCTTCCTATGTTGCCCACATTAACAGTTACTTGGCAGAAGATCCATTTTTGAAGAAGTATCTTCCTCTTGATCCATCTACAAATGCTTTATTTGATCTTGCAAAGGATGGAGTTCTTCTCTG TAAGCTTATTAATGTAGCTGTTCCTGGGACCATAGATGAGCGAGCTATCAACACTAAGAAGGTCCTTAATCCATGGGAGAGGAATGAAAATCATACCCTCTGCCTCAATTCTGCAAAGGCTATTGGTTGCACAGTGGTTAATATTGGCACACAGGACTTGATTGAAGGAAGA CCACATCTGTTGCTTGGCTTGATTTCTCAAATAATCAAG ATTCAACTACTAGCTGATCTCAATCTGAAGAAAACTCCTCAACTTGTGGAATTGGTGGATGACAGCaag GATGTGGAGGAGCTTCTGGGCTTACCACCTGAAAAGGTTTTACTGAAATGGATGAATTTCCATCTGAAGAAAGCTGGCTATGAAAAACAAGTTACAAACTTCTCTTCTGATGTGAAG GATGGAGAGGCATATGCATTCCTTCTCAATACTCTTGCACCTGAACACTCAGGTCCCGCTGCTTTGGATACAAAAGATCCTACAGAAAGAGCAAACATGGTTCTTGCACATGCAGAGAAATTGGATTGCAAAAGATACCTCACTCCTAAGGACATCGTTGAGGGTTCACCAAATCTTAATCTTGCATTTGTTGCACAAATATTCCAGCATAG GAATGGCTTGACAGTTGACACCAAAAAGATGTCCTTTGCTGAGATGATGACAGATGATGCACAAACTTCTCGTGAGGAGAGATGCTTCCGATTGTGGATTAACAGTCTTGGAATTGCTACATATGTTAATAATGTTTTCGAGGATATCAGAAATGg ATGGGTTCTTTTAGAAGTTCTTGACAAAGTTTCACCAGAATCAGTTAACTGGAAGCAGGCATCAAAGCCTCCTATAAAGATGCCATTTAGAAAAGTTGAGAATTGCAACCAAGTTGTAAAGATTGGGAAGCAATTAAACTTCTCCCTTGTGAATGTAGCTGGAAATGATATCGTGCAAGGAAATAAAAAGCTCATACTAG CATTTTTATGGCAACTCATGAGGTTCACCATGCTCCAACTCTTAAAAAACTTGAGATCACACTCCCAAGGTAAAAAGGGTAAAGAGATAACAGACACTGATATTCTAAACTGGGCAAACAACAAAGTGAAGAAGGCAGGTAGAACCTCCCAAATGGAAAGCTTCAGG GATAAAAACCTTTCAAATGGAATTTTCTTCCTGGAGCTTCTTAGTGCTGTAGAGCCAAGGGTGGTTAATTGGAGCGTTgttacaaagggagaaacag AGGAAGATAAGAAGTTGAATGCAACATATATAATCAGTGTTGCACGAAAGCTGGGTTGCTCCATTTTCTTGTTACCTGAGGAAATTATAGAG GTAAACCAGAAGATGATCCTTATTTTGACAGCAAGCATCATGTACTGGAGCTTGCAGCAACCAGCAGAGGAGTCAGAGTCGTCCCCTGCTGAAGACAGTAACATTCCTGATGCATCCCCTGCAGCTTCGGTGGATGGCGAAAGCGAAACACCTTTGGATGGTGAGGTCTATAATTTGGCCATAAATGATGCTGCTTCAGATACCACCCCTTCAGATACTGCCCCAGAGGTCGAAAATGAGGAATCCCCTGATAAGGTTGAAGGAAAGGACTAG